The segment ATACTGGTGATAGAGCTGATTGTGTCATTTTGTGTGAGTTTGGGTAAAGTGATGAGCTGGCGATGGGTCAGCACAAGCACAGGAAGAGATTTGGGTTTCATGGGGTGAGACAGGGAACAGGAACTGCAGACTTGAACAGACATCTCAGACATCCTCGTGTTTGTGACGCTACTCGAACTTCCCACCTTACAAGGAAATGGACAGCCTTTTGTAGGCCGCCCCGTTCCAGGTGTCACATGACCTTACTCTGAAGGTTTTGTCATGCCACAAACTGCCtatagtataataatatgttGCTTTGCCACTGTTGGGCAGATCAGACTACAATTTAAACCCTATTGTAACATACACTACAGTGAGGAACTGAACAAACAGGCTTGGAAGAGAGTCTGGGTTATGATCGCTGTATTACAGACAGCATGAACTTAACACATTCCGTTTAACTCGCATGCATTTAAATGGCTGAATATCAGcaaaagtcataaaaaaatcagatcatatatgtgaccctggaccataaaaccagtcataagtagcacatatacttgccgttcaaaagtttgggatcagtacagTTGTTAATGGAGTCTcctatgcttatcaaggctgtatttatttgatcaaaaatacagaaaaaaaaacagtaatattgtaaaatattattccaaCTTCTAATACTGGTTTCCTATTTtcaataaactttaaaatggaatttatttctgtgacacgGCACTGAATTTTCTTCAACCaatattccagtcttcagtgtcacacgattctttagaaatcattatatgttgatttattaaaacagttgtgctgcttaatatttttttttcggAACCTGTGATATGTTtttctttgattctttgatgaaagtttaaaggaacagcatttatttaaaacagaaatattttctatttgaaaagaTTTcaacttgctgaataaaagtattaatttcttggaaataaaaaagaaaaaacatttactcaccccaaacctttaaacagTAGCGTATATTGTAAcacaacatttatattttgaaaaaacactgctctttttaattttttaattaaataatcctaaaaaaagtatcacagatcccaaaaaatattaagcagcacaactgttttcaacactgataataaatcagcatattaaaatgatttctgaaggatcgtgtgacactgaaaactgaagtaatgatgctaaaaattcagctttgcttaaattatataaaaatagaaaactgttattttaaattgcaataatatttcacaaaattagtttttttctgtatttttgaccaaatagatacagccttgatgagcataagaaacctctttaaaaacataaaaaaaatattactgatcccaaacttttgaatatatattatatatgtgtgtgtgtgtgtgtgtgtgtgtgtgtacttgtttttgctacatagtggggaccaaatgtccccacaatgatagtaaaacctgaaatttttgacattgtggggactggcctgcggtccccacaatgttaaaaaatgattaaaaatagtaaatgatgtttatctgaaagtgtaacgatgcaaacatgttttctgtgagggctaggtttagggttagggttgggttaggggatagacaatatcgtttggtcagtacaaaatctatagaagtctatggaaagtccccacaattcacaaaaacaaacatgtgtgtgtgtgtgtatgtgtacttCTGACCACTACCTTTTTGATAACTTCTCAAAAATTCCATCTTTCTTATGCTAATATAGTTTGGTTCAGTGTTTGCTCTTCTCaaaaaccctccacctccccagctccacctgtctaGATCTGCTACAGAATTTATGTATGCTTATTCATGCAGCAGCAACAGCAACTTTAATGCTCACAGAAGCATGTCTGTGTATCTGCTGGCAGCATGTGTAGCAGATCTAAAGGACCAAGACCAAATGCATTAACACCGTCATATCCATTAACATGCTAACTATTCCGAGAGTTGTCacgattaaaatatatatttacctgGCCTGTAGTTTTCTGACAGTTTCCTCATCTTGTCTGGCCTGTCTTTCCTCCTCAAGTGCTTCTTCTAAACTGTTATACATGTTCTCCAGCTCACGTACGCGTTGCAGGTACTGCTCTAACTCACTGGACTTTTGAGCCACCTGTTCCTCCATTTGCTGCCGCACCTAAAACACATATAAAAGAATATTGGACCCAATTGActttcactaaacaaaaataaactgctgtgttccacagaagaaagtagtTAGTTCTTGAAATACATTAACAATTAGATCAAGAATGAttaatgatgacaatttttatttttggctaactatcactttaaaaaaaaaagtatcagtgCTGACTGGTTTTATGTGTGACTGTGTGCATATTTTGTGCTTCCACGTTTTCAGTTATAACTGTAGAAAGCAGAACTTGAGCTGCAGCATACTTCctgtaatattacaaatatggACCTGTGGAGGTGAAGTAATTCAGCACCTCACTGGCCAAAATAACCTCCCTATGTACATGATACCAAAGGGCATAAAAGAGGCACTGCTAAAAGCCATGCTAGCCAAACCAAGTTTAAAAAGCAAACAACTaccattttctctttttccatTTCCACTCTGTAAAGATCCTGCAGCTCGCTCTGGGTCTGCAGACGTCTGCGTTCTTCTTCTGCTGCATTGGCTGCGGCCTCCTCCAGTTTCTGTGCAACACAAAGACTTtcttcatttgtaaagaaatcATATACACATCATGTTGAACTGGGTTTTAAGAGTTGGCTACAAGCAAACAAGCTAATTTTTACTATTGGATCATAATACCACTACCCAGAATGCAAGAGTTCAGACATGGGAAATACCATCTGGATTAGGGCCAATGAAACTTCATATGCAAGCTTTAGCACATGCAAGCTTTAGCACAGCAGGAGCCTAAgtgaaaaagtgaaagtgatGACATATctcaagtatggtgacccatacttgaaattggtcctctgcatttaacccatcatgagtgcacacgcacacacactgtgaacacacacccgatGCCATTGCTCCAGTGCCCAGGGAGCAATTGGAGGTTTGGTGccacttcagtcatggtattgaaggtggaaagagtaCAGTACAGTGGGAATCGAACCAgcgacctttgggttacaaacccaactctctaaccattaggccatgactgcctTTTAGCAAACCAAACAGAAATAGAccacaaaactaaatattacaCATCCATCACACCTTATAACCTTTTACACAGTGTGCATACTTTTTCTCTTTTAACCCAACAGGTTTTAATTGGAAACTGCATAATGTTTAAGTTAAATACACATGAGCGACAACAGTATCCTCCGCTGACCACAATCTCACCCTCAATCACTTTCTGCCTTGTTGTGGTCTGATAGCAGGTCAGTGTGAGATCCCAGGTGGCCGTGCTGAGTGACAGGGCAGGTATTGTTTTAGTATGAACTCCTCAGGGTTTGGAACGGCCCTCTCTAGCTTTCTCCCCAGGCACCTATTGTCCTGCTATGTATTAGAGGACAGGGGGAGAGGCACTGACACATCAATGCTGGACTGTTCTCCATGCAGACAACAGTTCAGACACAATTAGATCAGACAATGAGAACTTGTCATCAGCGTAAATCAAATGATTGTTCCCAGTTAACACTGTATGCACTGTGTCAGACGGGGTTCTATTGGAGTATATTGCGTTTTGTGTAATTTACTGTAATCAGCTGTCATCTGTTGGACTTCgcagtttattttgaaatgcttttgggtaatttaatgttaatgttttatatttttaaaatatttttaaaatgtaagacaagaaaaaaaacaagttcagtcaagcttattttaattttatttgattttttttacttattatagTTGTTGCGTATTGCTTTAAACAGAAGAGTCAAAGAATAAAgtcttaattacttttttaaatttgtaggTCAATACGTAATGTAAGGatgaaaaaagtatataaaagtgtatttccaaaaatttaattgtttattttggttactgttgcatacactaccagtcaaatgtttttgaacagtattatttttaatgtttttttaaagagaagtctcttctgctcaccaagcctgcatttaattgatccaaaatacagcaaaagcagtaatattataaaatatatttaaaataacagctttctatgtaatttattcctgtggtcaaagctaaattttcagcatcattactccagtcttcagtgtcacatgatccttcagaaatcattctaatatgctgatttgctgttcggTAAACATTTATAACACTGAGATAAGAGAGATAACACTGATGAAGTTCCAGTCAGAAAATCTCTAATATGGAaaaaggcatcgctattgctgtaactgaatataaacaagatataacgttaaacgttttaaatgatgaaatgtaaggacaataaacactcgtctgcattaatatatggtttatctgtgttcttcaagctaTCTctggtattttcataatgattacgTATATTTGTAAACCactgctaatcgacatacagaatagaatatattgtctgcctcattctataataagaagccacatcagatcacaaaaggaagttatttccaACACTCGACcgatgctgtgaagtaaaaaaaaagttacaatgttctcttttgttgaacaacaagtttagaaaggcttattgcatttcattagaagggaagatactctgcaagtgttgcttttttaaatataaacggGGAGGTTTTCTcatctcagcacgtgaaatcacgggcaaacacaaagcaaatttggagagaaataaaacaaggaaattattatttaaatgcaaaaccggaaaaacgcaattcacaagcacGTACTGAACCGTGAATGTCATACCGAttggttcgatattatattgagtagtgTGACACCCCTAATTCAAgtacaaaacaattattttaaatagtaaaagtatttcaaaattttaaagttttcgctgtactttggataaaacaAATGCAGGTTTGTtgagcattaaaaatcttactgttcaaaaacatctaGTCGAAAATCTAGTCAAAGAATCCAGTcttggtttatatttttatgccaAACATAGTGTAAAATCTATAAATTAAGGAAAGTGACAGACAAATCCTTTTTCATCACACTACTCAACATTTGAGCTCTCATCATTAAGATCTCACACGTCTTTGTAGGTTAACCGATGTGCTGAATGTGTAACACGGTCATGCTTATCTTACTGATTTAAATCCACTTGCCGACGACAAAGCTCGTTAGGGATAAGTCTGGCTAAACTCTgatttaacaatattaaaacaCTCAACTGGAAAAGATAATCAGGATAACGAGAAATTAGAAAGTTAAGAAGGGTTAAATACACAACCACAATTCCTCACCCAACCCCCAACTCACATACACACTTAATTCACAACTCTATATAGGGTGTGAAACCACACACACAAGCTAATCTAATTTCAGCTTCAGTACTGGCCATTCAGGATGAAACAACTTCTGCTGAAAGGTTTCTGTAGAGAGCGTGAATATGGAAGGTGGTACTTGAAATAAAAGATAAGGGTTTCAGTGAAATCCGAATTCATGAATAGCAGAGAGAGATTACAAAGAGCCACCATGGGTTCCTGGGAAAACACTGTTTCATGAATGGTCAGTGTGGCAATAGTCACTGTTCCTGTTTCACTCGTTAAACCGCAGTGCAGGGGGTATGTTTGTAGTTTTGTTCCAATACCGACAGAACTTTATCTTTCCACATTAAATACCAGTCTAAATACAAGTCTAACAATTGTAGTCAAAATCTGTATTTCCTAACATGGTAACATCTCAGATGGATTGTTTTTTAATCACAGAATAACAGCCATATTCTGTATAATAAAGCGTAGAAGGAACAATGTGGCAAACCATGCAATTTCCAGTAAAAGTGTACTGAGAGAGTCATATTTGAGTGAGGTGTTAGAAACAGAGATTGGAAGCTCAGCAGTTTACAGACCTTCCTCAAGGCCTCCAGCTCTCTCTGTTTGTTCTCATTGGCCGTCTGCAGTTCTCTCATTCTCAGCTCTAGTTCTTCCTGCTCAGCCTGTTGTTTCTGTCGTAACTCTCGCCGCTTCTGCCTTGCCTCGTGGTGTGGAGCTGGACGTCCCACCTTCAGGAGTGTTATACAAGTCTGAATAGCTGAGTGGGCATAAAGGACAGAAGTTATATACTTTGATATGAACATAATACACCatatgcagtatatatatagtgctgtcaatcaaaaataaataaataatgaaatcacacgtttaatcgcaattaatccaacctaacattaaaaattgaaaaattacaGGTTTGAATGCTCACTCATActgataaataattaacatttttaatgattctgaaagggggatgtaaagtTTTCAACCTCAACTGTAAGTAGAAGTTTGCAAATATGACTCAAATGACCTAAAATGTGAAACACTGAATGTGTGCTGGATTCTTGCTTGctgtttttcttcattattCAGCCTACTATATTCATTAAATATAGTtatactatattttgtaaacaaattcATTAGCTCAcataattttaatcattttaagcaagttaaacattcatatttaaatccaaatgtttaaaatatcaattaaaaaaagacatgtaGATTCAGTGTGATCAAACATTTTACTGgtagtctttttttctttctgtgaaAGACACAACAGAAATCTCACCTTGAATCCattcttgttttttctttttatcagaggcgctgatttcaaagcttttgTCAACGCATTTGACATAGAAAAGGCACTTCTTCCCCTCCTTATCAGGTAAGGACTGCAGAGGAATGCATGAGGTCATCACAATAAGAGGAAAAGgaaatgtgttcaaaagaacGATGTCACCATGAAAATTACAGACACAGGCCTTTACTATTGCGTTACTTACGGTAAAGGCCCAGcaaaaataatatgtgaccttgcacaaaacaagtcataagggtcagttttttgaaactgagatttatacatcatctgaaagctgataggacaatatctaaaaaattaagttttgatatatttgcagtaggaaatttacaaaatatcttcatggaatatgatctttacttaatatcctaatgatttttggcattaaagaaaaatctgtaattttgacccatacaatgtattgttggctaggttttgtggtccagggtcacatatttagaATAAATCATTACAAAGAAATAATTCTTTGATGAGCCCTTACCTCAACACAACAATTTCCATCTAGTAGTATGTCTCCTTTCTTCTCTGTAAGATCTTCACTGGCATAGTATGAAATTAAGTTGGGCTTCAACAGGAACCACCGTTCAGTCCAGTTCTTCCTTTTATGGCCCTTTTTCATCATGTAACCCTGTAACAGGTCAAAGGAACAAGTCACATTGACAGTTTCCTGCTGGAAACAACGGTGAGTCCTGCTCCTCAAATGATCTATATGAGTCATTCTGTATCACTGCTACAAAGTCTGGATTCTACATGCTGACTcacatattcttttttttctaaggtGGCCTTGTTAacacaaaatgtgcatttcACGCCATGTAATTATTGCATCCTGTTTAACTGTCAGTTTCCTATGACTTAGTTTATCTGTATCTGATCCTGGCTGTGGCTGCACAGCTGGCCTTGGCaccaatctctctctctctctcattcatAGTCGAAGCAGAAAACAACACTGATGCCAGTGTGTTTTGTTCACACTGCCCTCAGATCTCCAAAACATACAGGCTTCAAAACACAGGCTGCTGATATCATGGCCAAAGTCAGTCTACTAAAGGTCATAATTAGCAGACGTATATTGCATAGGCTACATGCCGGTAAGACATTAACGTTCCAGGTATGACCTACTTTAAACATGATGAAATGGAATTGTAACAGGTTTGACAATAACCGACACaatgaaacactgattgtatCAATCAATATTTGGagagttcattcaaaaaaaaaagggaatgaaatgaatacttttactCAGTAAATTAATCAATACTAACAGTAaatacactaccactcaaaagatttgtaatgtttttaaagaatttccttttgatcaccaagcctgcatttaattgatccaaagtacagcaaaaacagtaacattttgaaattttttactatttaatattttaaagttttctatttgaatattttttaaaatgtaatttattcctgtgatcaaagctatatttttagcatcattactccagttttcagtgtcacatgatctttcagaaatcattctaatatgctgatttgctgttcagtaaacatttattattattattattattgtcaatatttaaaacagttgagcatTTTTtgtagaaagatccaaagatcagcatttatctaaaataaaataaaaagcttttgtaacattatacactgaaaagcttggagtcattctatttatttatttatttatttatttatttgtaaagaaatgacagaaattaatacttttaattagcaaggatgctttaaactggtcaatagtgatgataaagacatttataatgttacaaaagatttatattttagataaatgctgtgcttctgaactttctgaaaaaaaatctacacagctgttttcaacataataataataataataataataataataattttttttttttttttttttttttttttttttgagcagcaaatcagaatattagaatgatttctgaaggatcatgtgactggagtaaagatgctgagaattcagctttgtaatcgcaggaaataaaaaaaaaaacctgttattttaaataataaaaacatttcaaaattgtacttttttatgtactttggatcaaataaatgcaggctttgtgagcagaagagacttctttaaaaagaatcctgaaaaaacatgtattggtttccacaaaaaatattaagcagcacaactatttttaaaattgataataataagaaatatttaccgagcacaaaatcagcatcagAAAACAATTCTTTGAAATCAACTttgtcatcacagaaataaatatgtttttaaaatatataaaaataataaatatatttatttaatggtaTTGTCATTATATAAAGTGTTTATTCACAATCAAACTGATTTTGCATAGGGTATGTGAACTTGCCAAATGCCAAATGAGAGTTTGACACTGGTTCATCACATATGCTGAGTGTCATAAAtatgctagaaaaaaaaaaaagtgtcaagtAATGCCATTTTCACAGGTACAAACAAAGTTTGATGGccgattaaaaatatttatgtccAGTATTTCTCAATTTGGAAGCCATCGGAAGGCATGTATGTGTAAACTGTATACAGTTTCTGTTATACTGGAGCTGTACTTCTCCTACCTGTTTGAGCACATCCAGAATAAGTTCCTGGAAGACTTCATTAATGCCCATGGAGAGGGTCTGGCGGTCCATGCCCTTACTGAAGTGACCCATTCCCACCAGCTCAATTAGCTCCCACACGTTCAGACACTGGTGTTTGCTGCTCAGCTGGATCTTGTATTCTTCAAACTTTTCCTCAATCCAGCTGCCGCCCATGGCTTCCGTCAGCTTACGAAGGAAGTACTCTATCTAAGGGTGGGAGCATAAACACAATTACCAATCATTTATTATACTACATGAGAAAACAGCATGtatttttgttgcaaaaaaaatgcacatttgtttttaaatgctagTTATTCTTGTGCAACACAGACAGCACAGAAATCTAAAAGAACTGGTTTGATCTACTTGATTTCACTAAGAATAAGTATAATAATCTAGACATAGTTCCCTCTTTAGTAAGCAAAAAGATATCACAGTCACATATATTAACAGCAAGCTGAAACTTCCTTTTGACAACTGATTACAATCACAACCAGACTGGAAGAACTAAACAGAAGTTTATAAAACAGAAGttctaaagaataaaaataatcttatttacataaaaatatcatGGGAGATTAGAAATGGGAACTACACtattaatcataaaaaaaggTCTGAAAAAAAGCTGTTCTCTTTTTCACAAGGCTCGTAAAACCATGGAAATATAGAGGGATTTTGATTCGCAGGCCTGGAAAAGTcgaaaaatgaatacaattgttttctttaattgtTGAGTTTAGAATTaatatacagctgaagtcaaaactttaaatacactttgcagaatctgcaaaatgttaattattttaccaaaataagatggatcatacaaaatgcatgttatttttgatttagtactgacctgaataagatatttcacataaaagacatttacctatagtccacaagagaaaataattgttgaatttataaaaattgccctgttcaaaagtttacatacacttgattcttactactgtgttgttacctgaatgatccacagctgtgttttgttttgtttttttgtttttgtgtgtgtgtgtgtttgtgtgtgttagtTGTttactgcctgctgttcttcagaaaaatccttcaggtcccacaaattctttgtttttttagcatttttgtgtatttgaaccctttccaacaatgacggtatgactttgagatccatcttttcacactgaggacaactgagggactcatatgcaactgttacagaaggttcagacgctcactgatgcttcagaaggcaacaatgcattaagagctaggtgggtgaaaacttttggaattcgaagatcagggtaaatttaactcattatgtcttctgggaaacatgtaagtatcttctgtagtttctaaagggcagtactaaatgaaaaaatataatatttaggcaaaataagaaaaatgtacacatctccattctggctcttaatacataatttttccttcaaaagcttgaaccttctgtaattgcatatgagtccctcagttgtcatcagtgtgaaaagatgtatCTCAGactcatacagtcattgttggaagggcttcaaatacacaaaaatgcttaaggaagaacagcagacagtttaactgttcaggacaaacaagggactcttgaacaactatcactaaaaaaaacagtcagctgtggatcattcaggtagcaaCAGAGTATAGTATgttaacttttgaacaaggtcatcagttaaacataaaattcaaccgttattttctcttgtggactatatgtaaacatcttttatgagGAATATTATAATGCAGGTCAGTACCAAATCAAAAACAACATGTGTTTTTTATAATccctcttttttttgtaaaataattaaaattttgtacattccgcaaggtgtatgtaaacttttgacttcaactgcaattagatttttaaacatctttaTCTAGTAATCACAAACTACTgggaaagtatataaatatagttaTCCTTCTCACCTCCTCTGAGACCATGACCAATGGATATTTATCCTCCGAGAGGAAGTTGAAAATGCACCAGATCTTAAATGCATCATCATCTGAGATAAGCAGGTGGTTTCTGTTGAGGTTTTTTCTGGCACACAGAGTCCAGCACATCCTGTTAAAATCCACTCGGTCAAAGTTGTCCTGGACctgcaaaaattaaatgtcCTCATGAGACCTTGTGGAactaataaatgcaaaaacaacagGGTAGAAGCTGAACaacaatagaataaaataaattgttagaTAGGCTCAACTCTAATTAGATTTGATGCACAGATCAAAACGAACAAAATGTCCTGAATCTGATTTACAAGTGCAAAGTAGGCCTGAAACCTATTCAAGGCACACACAACACTGCAAATAAGACATGTTTTTTCCCTAGTACTTAACTAGAGTTCCCATGGATACTTTTGGAGCCTTCTGGGCACAGTTTTGCATCCAGTGCCCATCTGAGTAGTGCTAAACATTCAGTTGAGAAAACtgcaaaacattttagaaagcTTAACGTCTGGACAAACCTGAACTTAATTat is part of the Labeo rohita strain BAU-BD-2019 chromosome 18, IGBB_LRoh.1.0, whole genome shotgun sequence genome and harbors:
- the swap70b gene encoding switch-associated protein 70b — translated: MRKQFTSRATPVSSRETLPLKMGLRDELLKAIWHAFTALDVDKSGKVSKSQLKVLSHNLCTVMKIPHDPVALEEHFRDDDEGPVSNQGYMPYLNRFILDKVQDNFDRVDFNRMCWTLCARKNLNRNHLLISDDDAFKIWCIFNFLSEDKYPLVMVSEEIEYFLRKLTEAMGGSWIEEKFEEYKIQLSSKHQCLNVWELIELVGMGHFSKGMDRQTLSMGINEVFQELILDVLKQGYMMKKGHKRKNWTERWFLLKPNLISYYASEDLTEKKGDILLDGNCCVESLPDKEGKKCLFYVKCVDKSFEISASDKKKKQEWIQAIQTCITLLKVGRPAPHHEARQKRRELRQKQQAEQEELELRMRELQTANENKQRELEALRKKLEEAAANAAEEERRRLQTQSELQDLYRVEMEKEKMVRQQMEEQVAQKSSELEQYLQRVRELENMYNSLEEALEEERQARQDEETVRKLQARLLEEEVSKRAELEQIHLYQQQTISQTQAEKQELERERLAKESALQSAMQQLHQLEADRQGALEQYEEVMKKLADAANNTKSWKDKVAQHEGLIRLVQPGPKYPQKITNWGPAAFTEAELSLREKDWQEKKNRPATPQ